Part of the Sporosarcina sp. FSL K6-2383 genome is shown below.
GTTGAATGGAACAGTGGGGATCGCACTTGGGATTGCCCGTGTCATGGCTCTAGGTTTTCATTCACAGGGGAAGTCATGGAAGGGCCGGCGGAAAAACCGTTGCAGAAATATGATTATACAATGCTGGATAACCTGACGTCGGAGGATTCTGGTTATTGACAGCAAAGTAGAAGTGAATATTCCATAGGAATTAGAAACACCATCGCCAGGTAGACTGACATAGCGATATGAGACACATATAAAACACCTTAATTAGGCTGCTTTGACACCATATTTTATGGGTGTTAGGTAGCCTAATTTTTCTTGGATACGTTCTTCATTATAATAATTTAAATAAGTAATAACCCGCTCAAATACATCTTGGTTGCGTAACGAATTAAATTTAACATATTGAAATTCCTCAGACTTCAAGTTCGAATGAAAAGATTCAATCACCGCATTATCCCAACAGTTTCCCCTACGCGACATGCTGCTGACAAGGTCGTTATCCTTAATGCAGGCCTGATACGCATAAGACGTGTAAAGACTTCCTTGGTCTGAATGCACAATCACACCTTCGGGGTGATTACGAATAGCCAGTGCCTCCTTTAACGTGTCAATTACGAGTGGTGTCTGTTGATGATCGTATAATTTGTAAGCGACAATTTCATTATTGAATAAATCCATAATGGTCGAAAGATATTTTGTTGTACTGCCATATTGGATATATGTGATGTCTGTTACCCATTTTTTGTTGGGTTCGCTAGCGGTGAAATCACGCTTAAGAAGATTAGGGGCAATTATGATACTTTCTCCTTGAGATTTCCACTTCCGTTTTGGCTTAATACGACACTGCAAGTTATGCTTTTGCATTAGAGTCTGAACGGTGTTGCGATGCAATTCAATGTGATATTTCTGTTTTAACATTGCCTTTATTTTTCTATGTCCATTCCGATATTTAGTGCTCTTACATAGTTCCATAATCGCTTCCTCTTCTACTGAAAGCGACTTATCGATGCCTTGAAGACACCACCTATAATAGTTCGCCCGTGGTACTCCTAGCGCGGACAAGATAGCCTTAATCGTATACTTCTTTTTAGATTTCTCTACAATCTGTAGAACTATTTCTTTTTTAACTCCCTTTCGATTTCCATGTACTTTTTTAGAATTTCATTCTCCATCTTTAAATGAGAAAATTGACGTTCTCGTTTGTCCTCTTCGCTGGAGAAATCAGGACCGTGACCAAAAGTGTATTGTTTACCAATCGGCTGATCAAATCGATAGATTTCATTCGAACGGTACCATTTCATCCAAGTCTTAATCTGTGAATCATTTTTAATTCCGTGCTTCTCCATAATCTGCTTGTTCGTCAATTCACCACTTAATTTATCCTTAACAACTGCCCATTTAACTTCGCTTGAATATACGTTTTTGCCCACGCAAAAACACCTCCGATGTAAGTACTTGTTTACAAGTGTACCACTCCGAAGGTGTTTTATATTGTCTCATTAATTTAGGTTAGTCCAAGGAGCAAACTGTGTGATGGTGTTTTTTCTGAATCCAGCGGAAGACCTCCATTAGCATAAGTGGTGGGATGGATGTAAAATGCTTTTCATTCAGTGAGAGTCCTAACTCCGGCTGAATAGGGGAACTCAGACTAAGTTCTCCGCATCCTGCGGCAACGTCTGAGTGACCAACATCTTGTTGGCCCAAAGCCTCCGGCGGATGTCACGGTGAACTTTCTGTATTAATTTGCGTCTTATTGGTAAGGAGGGTGTTTATGCGTAAAATACTAAAAATAACCTTGAAAATTTTGGGAATTATGCTGCTTTGCCTCATTGGAATAATTGTTTTATTCTTTTTAACTATTCATTCCCTTTTTGCTGGTGCTTGCGCCAATGAAGTACTGTCTGCAAACGATTCACCAAACGGAACGTATACAGCATATGTGTTTACAAGAGACTGTGGTGCGACGACTTCTGTTTCTTATCAGCTTTCCATATTAAAGAAAGACCAAATCCTTAAAAATAAAAATGGCAATACATTTGTCTCGGAAAAGGAATTTGACGTGGAGTGGACAGATGATAGACAGTTAACAGTCTATCCAACTTCGGCAAAAACGATTAAAATGAAAAACAAGAGAGGTAAGGTGAGCATCGTGTATCCAACAAAATGACAGAAATGGGGGATGAGATGACAAGCTCTTTCGTTATGTTTTCAGTAGCTCATATCGCAGTAATCGCTGTGCTGCTTCTAGCAATGGTAGTAGTATTTATCTTCAGAAAAAAAGGGACAGTGCCACGGAAGTATGAACGTCTTTTTGCACTGTCTTTATTGGCAATGGAAGTTTTGTATCATGTTTGGATGATGGTGACCGATAGATGGACGCTCGCCAGCTCGTTGCCACTAGAATTATGTAGCATTAGCTTACTCGTCACCATTGTTCTTTTGTGGACGGGGAATAGGCACCTCATTGATTTTGTCTTTTTTGCGGGCATTGGCGGTGCTATTCAAGCAATGCTAACCCCGGTATTAGATCTCGGATTTCCTCATTTCAGGTATTTTCACTTCTTTTATACGCATATCGGCATTATTCTAACGGCACTGTATTTCACATGGATGAAAGGCTATAGGCCCACTTTTAAAGGCGTTGTGAAGACGATGCTTGCTTTAAATTTGCTGCTGCCACTACTATTTGTGGTCAATTACCTGTTTCAAGGAAATTATATGTTTTTACGAGAGAAGCCTTACAATGGAAGTTTACTAGACTTTTTAGGACCTTACCCGTGGTATATTCTATCACTTGAAGGTGTTGCATTTATCATGTTTACTGGCCTATGGTTGGGATTCAGGAAATGGAGAACTAGGTCTGAAGGCTGAGATACAATCACTTCTCAGGTCCATTTTTTTGAAGGTTCACTAAGTTTATACTAATTGTAAGCAGTGGAAGGGTGCAAATAAATGATAGATTATATCGCGAAGGTAGAAGATGAGTTAGTTTTTTGGAAGCAGAAAATGACCAGACGATCTGGTCCCATAGGTCGTGCCTCTAAAAAAGCACAAGGAAAGGTAAATGGCTTGATTCCGGAAAAGGTTCATAACGTCATAACGGAGAGCATAAAAAACATGGTGAAAGCAACGCTGGTTGGATCGAATCTGACAACTAAGAAGAAGCAAGTAACGAGCTTAAGTTTGTATGAGCGTGATGAGCTTTTTAAAGAAAAATTGACGAATTTCCGTAAAACAGCTGTCATTGAGGGCGCCGGAACCGGAGCCGGCGGGATTATGCTTGGTTTGGCTGATTTTCCCTTGCTATTATCCATTAAAATGAAGTTTCTCTTTGAAGCGGCTGCAGTTTATGGCTTTGATACCAATGAATACGAGGAACGCCTCTTCATCCTGCATATTTTCCATCTCGCTTTTTCAAGTGAGGAAACACGAAAAGAAACACTGCCAATCATTGAAAACTGGGAACAACAAAAGCACTTGATTGCTGATATGGATTGGCAGGACTTTCAGCAGGAATACCGGGACCATATTGATTTGGTGAAGATGTTCCAATTAATACCTGGCTTCGGGGCAATCGTTGGTGCGTTTGCCAATTATAATTTGCTCGACCAACTTGGTGAAGTAGCGATGAATTCGTATCGACTTCGCCTATTAAATGAAAGGCGGGATAGTGTTGATGATTTTCAAAAATAAGTTATTCATTGCTTTAGTACTTGTATTAGTAGTTGCAGGGGGTATTTCATTCCTGTTTAAACAGGTGAATGCCTTTGAAAAAAGTGACAGCAAAAAAGTGATTGATGATCTTTCGTTTTCAAATATTACGATTTCGACCGACAATGCAGCCGTGGAAATTGTACCGACGACGGATTCGGTAGCAACTGTTGAGTATACAGGTAAAACGAAGAAAAATAAGAAATTTATTTTCGAAGCGGATGTAAAAGGAGACACACTTTCTATACAGTTTAAGGAGAAACGCAAGGGTTTTACACAATTCGGGTTCTCCTCACTAGACTTAACGCTAACAGTGCAGTTACCTAAAAAACAGTATGAACGACTGCAGGTTGAAACGGATAATGGACGAATCATTGCAGATCAGCTACAAGCACAAGACATTAAACTGGATACAGACAATGGTAGGATTGAATTGAAACAAGTAACTGCAAAGACTGTCGATGTGAAAACAGATAATGGAAAAATA
Proteins encoded:
- a CDS encoding IS3 family transposase (programmed frameshift), coding for MGKNVYSSEVKWAVVKDKLSGELTNKQIMEKHGIKNDSQIKTWMKWYRSNEIYRFDQPIGKQYTFGHGPDFSSEEDKRERQFSHLKMENEILKKVHGNRKGVKKEIVLQIVEKSKKKYTIKAILSALGVPRANYYRWCLQGIDKSLSVEEEAIMELCKSTKYRNGHRKIKAMLKQKYHIELHRNTVQTLMQKHNLQCRIKPKRKWKSQGESIIIAPNLLKRDFTASEPNKKWVTDITYIQYGSTTKYLSTIMDLFNNEIVAYKLYDHQQTPLVIDTLKEALAIRNHPEGVIVHSDQGSLYTSYAYQACIKDNDLVSSMSRRGNCWDNAVIESFHSNLKSEEFQYVKFNSLRNQDVFERVITYLNYYNEERIQEKLGYLTPIKYGVKAA
- a CDS encoding TIGR02206 family membrane protein — encoded protein: MTSSFVMFSVAHIAVIAVLLLAMVVVFIFRKKGTVPRKYERLFALSLLAMEVLYHVWMMVTDRWTLASSLPLELCSISLLVTIVLLWTGNRHLIDFVFFAGIGGAIQAMLTPVLDLGFPHFRYFHFFYTHIGIILTALYFTWMKGYRPTFKGVVKTMLALNLLLPLLFVVNYLFQGNYMFLREKPYNGSLLDFLGPYPWYILSLEGVAFIMFTGLWLGFRKWRTRSEG
- a CDS encoding EcsC family protein — encoded protein: MIDYIAKVEDELVFWKQKMTRRSGPIGRASKKAQGKVNGLIPEKVHNVITESIKNMVKATLVGSNLTTKKKQVTSLSLYERDELFKEKLTNFRKTAVIEGAGTGAGGIMLGLADFPLLLSIKMKFLFEAAAVYGFDTNEYEERLFILHIFHLAFSSEETRKETLPIIENWEQQKHLIADMDWQDFQQEYRDHIDLVKMFQLIPGFGAIVGAFANYNLLDQLGEVAMNSYRLRLLNERRDSVDDFQK
- a CDS encoding DUF4097 family beta strand repeat-containing protein; amino-acid sequence: MIFKNKLFIALVLVLVVAGGISFLFKQVNAFEKSDSKKVIDDLSFSNITISTDNAAVEIVPTTDSVATVEYTGKTKKNKKFIFEADVKGDTLSIQFKEKRKGFTQFGFSSLDLTLTVQLPKKQYERLQVETDNGRIIADQLQAQDIKLDTDNGRIELKQVTAKTVDVKTDNGKILLEDIEGKIKAKTDNGQVTLITNSLDQSIDLETDNGRIEIQTETEPTNAIIDAKTDNGQVELFGQENKHVTFGKGENLIKLRTDNGRITVTK
- a CDS encoding DUF5412 family protein — protein: MRKILKITLKILGIMLLCLIGIIVLFFLTIHSLFAGACANEVLSANDSPNGTYTAYVFTRDCGATTSVSYQLSILKKDQILKNKNGNTFVSEKEFDVEWTDDRQLTVYPTSAKTIKMKNKRGKVSIVYPTK